DNA from Amorphoplanes friuliensis DSM 7358:
GCGATCGCCAGGCCGTTGTCGATCGTGCCGTCGATGAGTTCGGCGAGGAGCACCGCCGGGGCGACCAGCAGCGCGGCCGCGAGCGTGAGCATCAGGGGGATGCCGCTGCGGGCCGGGGCACCGGCCGGCTCCTCCAGGAGGGTGTCGCCGGAGCGGCGGGCGGCATAGCCGAAGATCGCGAACGAGGACAGGTAGACCGTGTCGATGACCCGGCCGATGTGCGGGTCGCCGGTGACGTCCAGGCCGAGGGTGCCGACCACGAGCCAGATCATGTCGCCGGCCAGGAAGATCAGCAGCGACAGCGCGATGCCGCGGGGTGTCCACTGGTTGCGGACGCCGTTGCGGATCAGCAGCACCGTCAGGGCGATGAGAATGAGGTCCCCGAGCGGGTACGACACCCTGATCATCCGTACCAGGGGAGAGATGTCGGGGTCGGCGAGGGCCGGTTCGATGGCGTAGACCCAGGCGAGCAGGCCCAGGCCGGCGGTGATGGTGGCCGCGTCGACCAGCGCCGCCCGGCGCGAGCGGGAGTACTGACGGCGGATCAGCAGCGCCAGGCCCAGCGCCACGGCGGGGTAGAACGCCAGGTACAGCACGTCCGACCAGCCTGCGGCGACGGCGAGGGTGCCGGAGGAGTTGCAGGCCATGCCGCCGGCGAAGAGCCACCAGGGCAGCCGGTCCACCGGCTTCAGGCGCCGGGAGCCGGCGACGGTCGCCGCCGCGGCCAGGTAGCCGATGGCCACCGAGAGCGTCGTTCGCCATGCACCGTCCGGGATCACCTGATAAAGGCTCAGGGAGAGGACAGCGAGGATCGCGTACGCCCGCC
Protein-coding regions in this window:
- a CDS encoding GGDEF domain-containing protein, which translates into the protein MTSRGWRAYAILAVLSLSLYQVIPDGAWRTTLSVAIGYLAAAATVAGSRRLKPVDRLPWWLFAGGMACNSSGTLAVAAGWSDVLYLAFYPAVALGLALLIRRQYSRSRRAALVDAATITAGLGLLAWVYAIEPALADPDISPLVRMIRVSYPLGDLILIALTVLLIRNGVRNQWTPRGIALSLLIFLAGDMIWLVVGTLGLDVTGDPHIGRVIDTVYLSSFAIFGYAARRSGDTLLEEPAGAPARSGIPLMLTLAAALLVAPAVLLAELIDGTIDNGLAIAVGCTVMSLLVVTRMFQLLRHSERQALVVRELSRRDELTGLPNRRAWVDELPQVLERARLLGEPVSIGMIDLDHFKLYNDRFGHPGGDRLLKEASAAWSGALRRSDILARYGGEEFIVLLPGADLTQASMVLERVRGVTPGGETFSAGLATWDTRETPDDLIARADAALYQAKATGRDRIVGASDPGPTPAPEVVSA